Genomic segment of Borrelia puertoricensis:
AGAAGTTACAAGCAGAAGTTGAAAAAAATGGAAATTACACAAAACTTAAAACAGTTGTTGATACCTTTATCACTAACACATTAGATAAAATTGCTGATGGGGCTAAGGAAGCTGCTAAAGGGGCTGAAGGTAGTGATGCTATTGGTGGTGTTCTTACTGCAGGTCAAGATGCTGCACCCGCAGACGCTACAAGTGTAAACGCTCTTGTTAAAGGGATTAAAGAAATTGTTGACGTAGTTTTAAAGAAAGATGAAGGGAATTCAGATGCTACTAAAACAGGAGATGATAAAAAGGATATTGGTAAGTTGTTTGAAAAGAAGGATAGTGGTACTGAAACTGAAGCTGCTAAGGCTAGTGCATCAATTGGGGCAGTAACTGGGGCTGACATTTTGCAAGCTATTGCTAAATCCAAAGAAGATCCTAAAGTTAATGATGCTGAAGGAATTGAAAAAGCTACAGATGCTGCTGAGATTGCTATTGCTAAGGCTGTTAACGGCAAAAAAGAGATTAAAGAGGCAGCAAAGAAAGACGCTGTTATTGCTGCTGGAATAGCACTTCGGGCAATGGCTAAGGGTGGTAAGTTTGCTGCTAAGGCTGAAGAGAAATCAGCCAATGCAGTTAATGGGGCAGCGGCTAGTGCTGTTGGTAAGACTTTAAGTACTCTAATAATAGCAATAAGAAATACTGTTGATAGTGGATAAAAACAATAAATGCAGCTCTTGCTACAGTTACACAAGAAGATAAGTCTGCAGATTCTACTACACCTGCAGACGCAGCAGCTAATGGACAGCAACAGTAAAAGAATTATTAATAAAACATAACTAAATAAAGTCATTTGAGGAGAACTTTTCTTTTCATAAGAATGTTTTCCTTTTATTTATATTATACTTATGACTTTATTTTTACTTCTTAGTTGTGGCAGTGGTACTACTAGTGCTGAGGATTCTCAGGGTAGATTCTTAAAATCTATTATTAGTTTAGGTAATGACTTCTTAAATGTTTTCACTTCACTTACTGATATGGTTGGAGGGGTTTTAGGGTTTAATACTGAGACTAAAAAGTCTGATGTTGCAGCTTATTTTAAGACCGTTCAGGATACTCTTTCATCTACTAAGAGGTCCCTTGAGAAAATTGTTCTGACATGAAAGCTGAGAATAATCCTAATGCTTCTGCAGTTGAAACCGCTGTAACTAATTTAGTTACAACTACTCTTGATAAGATAACCCAAGGGGCTAAGACTGCCAGTGAGGTCATTGGAGATGCTGGTGACATACATTGGTAATGTTGGTGCTACTAATGCTGCTGGTGTTGTTGGGACTGAAGTCGATAAATTAGTTAAGGGTATTAAAGATATAGTAGCTGTGGTACTTAAAGAAGGAAATCCTGAGGCGGGTACTGATAAAAAAGCCGAGGATCTTAGCGCAAGAACAGCTAATGGTAATGGTGAAGCAGGTAAATTATTTGCTGCTAATGCTGGTGATGATGCTAATGCAAAAAAGGTTGCAGCTGATGCAGCTAAGGCTGTTGGTGCTGTAACTGGGGCTGACATCTTGAAAGCCATGATTAAAAATGGTGCTAATTCTGCTGTTGAGGCTGCCAAGGCTAATGCTAAAGATGGAACTATTGCAGGTGCTATTGCATTAACAGCTATGGCTAAGGATGGTAAATTTGCTGGTCCTACTGCTGATAGTGTTGATTATGTTACTGCTGCTAAAGGAGCAGCAGTAAGCGCAGTAACTAAAGCATTGGGTACTTTAACTATTGCTATAAAAAACACTATTGACGTGGGCCTTAAGACTGTTAAAGATGCTATGAAATTTAATTCTACTGATACTACTTTAACTACTGATAATCAGACCCTTGAAGCTAAAAGTTAATAATCAGAATTATCAATAAAATTATACATAACTAAATAAAGTCATTTGAGGAAAACTATTTCTCTATTCATGAGAATCGTTTTTCTTTTTTGAATTTTAGTAGATTAAATATTTGTACTAAAGATAAGACAGTAACTTTTATTCAGTTCCCTATTAATTAGGTGTAAGTAAGTATTATAAGATTAGTTTTGTTTGGTATGTAATTAATTTTATTTTGTTAAAATAATTTTAAATAGATTTTAATTATTACGGAATAAAATAATCGGGGTTTTATGGAATTTATTTTTGTTATTTAAAATAAAAGGGTGTACATTTACCAGTAATTATTATATTTCAATATAGAGACTTAATAATTAAATAATCTAATATCCCAGGAGGGAGATATGAAGAGAAGTATTTTGTCAGTATGTATGTTAGCATTATTATGTTTGTTATCATGTGATATGAATGCCCTTAATGATTTATTAAATGAAGTAAGGGAAAAGGTTTTAGATGAAAGCAAAGATAATAAAGATTTAAACCATGAACAAGGAAATCAGGAACAAAAAGAAGATGTTATAGATGATTTTGAGAAAGGAGTAGAAATACAACAGGATATGGAAATACAACCTGTTAATTCGGGATTTGAGGTGTCTAAGCAAGTAGATCCATATTATGTTCAAGAAGAAGTAATAAAAATAGAAGAAAAAGATTTAGTTCCAAGTACTGAATCCGAAAAAGAAGCACAAGAAGAAATTGAAAAGGCAGAAAGTGTGTTTCAAGCTTCTGAATTTGCTAAATTAACAGAGGAACGGATGTTAGGTCTTAAGAACGACTATGAGCAGATAAAAACCAGTTTTTATGATATTTTCTCAGAACTTAATAATAAAATTCAAAATAAAATAGAGCGTTATTCTAGACGTAATAAGAGACAGATTAATAGGATACAGATACAGAAGCTAATTCAATCTTACAATCAATTAAATGAGCAAAGGTCTAATATTGATAGACTTATGATTCAAGTTGATAGTGGACTTGATGAGTTAGGATCAGCAAAATTATTCTTTAATAAGGCTAAGGTGACATTAAAAGAAGGTATTACTGAAAGATTGATAAATAAACATAGAAATTACTGGAGGTCAAGAAGAGGAGAGAGTGATTTAGTATCTAGACAGGCACGAAGAGAAGCAGAGAATGCGTTAACTCAATTAGAATCTTCTTCTATGAAGTTAATTGAGGCAAAGGTAATAAAGAAAGAAATAGAAGAACTTATTAGTGAGGCAAAAACTGTTCTAGAGAATTTTGCAAGATAAGAATATATGTGAGGGTATGAATATATATCGTCTAATACTAGTGTTTTAAAGAAGAGTCTTCTGTGAAAGGAGATTCTTTTTTTATTTAAACAGATATTAAAAAGAGGAAAAAGAATTATTGGAGGCAGTGATATTTGATGTCAAAGACCCTATTATGTTGTCAAGCTATAGTTAATCAAGAGGATAAATTGTTTTTAAAGGCTACTGGAGTTGAAGAAATTTAAAATAAAGACTTATAGATAAAGGCCAGTAGTAAATAATAAAGGTCATTTAAAGTATAAGATTTTTTTGTGATTTAAAAGGTCAAACAGAGAATATGTTTTCTTGGGTTATATATATATAAAATCATACTAATTGATAGTAATCTATTTTTGATTATTTTAGCAATTAATCTAGGGGATATAGTTGTTTGCACCAAAATCATACCAAACAATATCAAGATAAAAAGAATAGTTTTAAATAAATAACGATAGTAGTGTAAAACATAGTACTACGTCTTTTTAAGAGAGAATAAAAAAAATAGAGAATTTTAAATAAAATAATTTGTATTTTAGACAAAGTGATATATATTTTAAATTAATAATGATTATTATTTAATATAATAATCATTATTAATTTCAAGGAAGGAGAATATTTATGAGAACAAACCTATTTATATTTACATTGTTAATTATAGGATTAGTATCTTGTGATCTAAATTCTAAATTATTGGGTAGTAAAAAAGGAAACAAAGATGTTCCAAAAAAGGTTGTAGATGGTGTTCAAGG
This window contains:
- a CDS encoding P12 family lipoprotein, whose protein sequence is MKRSILSVCMLALLCLLSCDMNALNDLLNEVREKVLDESKDNKDLNHEQGNQEQKEDVIDDFEKGVEIQQDMEIQPVNSGFEVSKQVDPYYVQEEVIKIEEKDLVPSTESEKEAQEEIEKAESVFQASEFAKLTEERMLGLKNDYEQIKTSFYDIFSELNNKIQNKIERYSRRNKRQINRIQIQKLIQSYNQLNEQRSNIDRLMIQVDSGLDELGSAKLFFNKAKVTLKEGITERLINKHRNYWRSRRGESDLVSRQARREAENALTQLESSSMKLIEAKVIKKEIEELISEAKTVLENFAR